In Parasphingorhabdus halotolerans, a single window of DNA contains:
- a CDS encoding CpsD/CapB family tyrosine-protein kinase, with product MSSDRAKMLIQHLTQIYDHVIIDAPPVLGLADAPLLSRIVEGVVFVSEAEGVPIREIKTALARIQASHSHVFGVIVTKLQEVASGYGYGYHYGYGTRGDENPKDPYKT from the coding sequence TTGAGTAGCGACAGGGCCAAGATGTTGATTCAACATCTAACTCAAATTTACGATCATGTTATTATCGATGCACCTCCAGTCCTTGGTTTGGCAGATGCGCCACTTTTATCCCGAATAGTAGAAGGGGTGGTTTTCGTATCAGAGGCTGAAGGCGTGCCCATTCGAGAGATTAAGACTGCGTTGGCTAGAATTCAGGCTTCCCATTCCCATGTCTTTGGAGTTATCGTAACTAAGCTTCAGGAAGTCGCTTCAGGTTATGGTTATGGTTATCACTATGGATATGGAACTAGAGGTGACGAGAATCCGAAAGATCCTTACAAGACATAG